Sequence from the Rutidosis leptorrhynchoides isolate AG116_Rl617_1_P2 chromosome 3, CSIRO_AGI_Rlap_v1, whole genome shotgun sequence genome:
acaaaaatcagacggacatattaaataatccaggacaaaggacaattaacccatgggcataaaactaaaatcaacacgtcaaacatcatgattacggaagtttaaataagcataatatattttatttcattttttctcgtacttttatttattgtcatttcaattattgttatttattttatattgttatttaaatatcgtcatttactatacgcttcgcttaaaatataaatcgacaaaccggtcattaaacggtaaaacccccacttttatatattattatatatatatttatatatttttgtacaaatataattatataaaaataagtgtttcataagcccgtctccctgtggaacgaaccgaacttactaaaaactatactactccgcgactaggtacactgcctattgtgttgtagcaaggttttggtatatccattttgtaaatatttaattaaaacttgttaaattttgtagcattccgtattaaaaatatagtatatttcgtaaccccacgctaccacatcactaAGATGTATGTGACTTAATTGGTTATTCTATGTTTCCAACTCTTTTCCTATCCAACTTAAGATGCGTTGTTAATGATATTCTTGTGAGGATATCAGGACACTTACAACTAAACCATTCTTGTGATAATGATGTGTTGTTAATGATATTTtgtcttaacaaattttgtttaaGACCATTTGCAATAGTGGATGGTGTGGGTTTGTAGTGTGAGTTTTTTCTTTTGCACTTTTTCACTGACTAGGCGGTGTGAATTTTTTTGTGTGACGTAATAGTGATATGGGTTATGAGTGTTGTGGTGATGTGGTCAAATATGATTGGTAGAGTGAAAAAAAAttgaattaaaataatatattaaaaatattaataaaaaatcaACCAATCATGTTGTTTGGCTTCTCAACTCACGGCTGTTGCTTTGGTCGTGGCTTTCCAACCGACGCCTCACAAAAATCAAAAATGGTAAACCAGCGCCTTGTTAGGCACAATATGGGTGCGGGTGGCTTGCTACGTCAGATCCCACGGCGTTGCATAACCACCGTTACAAGTGGTCTAAATACCTCTTGCAAACAAAGAGTAAGGCCCTTTTACTAGTAAACCATTTTTGTATTATTGCAAAGCGTGGGTATCGGTATCAGACCCATATATGTCACCTTCATGAACCATTTTAAACATTAATTTATCTAATAACTTGAAAACTaacacaactttttatttatttctttattcCGGTGATTTTCACGGGGTGCAGTGCAGTGAAATACATCTCGCCTATTGTTTATTTGAGTCTTAATACTGTAATAAATTTAACACTGATAACGACATCCCTTATAAATTATGACTGCTGAGGTTATTACGTGCATAAATCATTCAATACATGTAATGATGTAATAACCTCCTATTTAATAAAGCAAACAAAAAAAAATGGCAAAATCTAACTGCACAAAGTGTATTCGAAGTTTCCAAACTTCATTTGATAAAATGGAAGAAGAATCAGACCAAGTAGAAGAGACAACTATTTACCATATGGAAGAACAAGGTCTAAAGCACGAAACAAACAAGTTAGTGCACGAGCCACTTCTCAATAGAGATCATACCATTTCTGCTAGTACAGAAGCTACCATGGGGGCCAAAGTTCCTCGTATTGAGAGCTTGAATTACGAGTAAGTTTATATTTTACTTGTCTCGAATATTTGCTAAATtctattattaaaaatatgatcATGAATGCACGACAGGATCAGCGAAAATGATATGTTCAAACATGACTTGAGAAGCAGATCACGAGTTCAAGTCTTGCAGTATATATTCTGGAAATGGTCACAGGCCTTTCTGGTTGGGTTTCTAACCGGTATCACGGCCACTCTTATTAATATTGCTGTTGAAAACATTGCAGGCTACAAACTACTGGTTGTCTTTCACTACATAAAGAAAAAGAGGTTTTCTTATTTACTTATAGTTTTATCAATATATACAGGTTGAGCGTATGAAAACGTAACTTCCAATTCCATTGCGGTACAATATCATTTTTCTAAAATTTACATAATTATGATGGATGCAGATACATGATGGGGTTCTTCTTCATGTCTGGGGTTAATTTACTATTGACACTGGTTGCAACGATTTTGTGTACATTTTTTGCACCTACTGCAGCCGGGCCCGGTGCTCCTGAAATCAAAGCTTACCTAAATGGGGTAGACACACCCAAAATGTTTGGTGCTACAACAATGTTTGTTAAGGTAAATATATTCCACTGTTTTGGTCTAACTTGTTTGAAACTCTAACATCTAATGATCAAGTAAATGGTTACCAATCTTTCTTTACGATTACAGATCATAGGAACCATAGGAGTCGTGTCTGCAGGCCTGGACCTAGGAAAAGAAGGACCATTGATACACATCGGTGCTTGTATCGCTTCATTAATAGGCCAAGGGGGGCCAGATAATTACCAGATAAAATGGGGTTGGATGCGTTACTTCAACAACGATCGGGACCGGAGAGATATAATCACGTGTGGTGCCTCCTCAGGGGTATGTGCTGCGTTCCGCGCACCAGTTGGCGGTGTCTTGTTTTCACTTGAAGAGGTGGCAACATGGTGGAGAAGTGCTCTTCTTTGGAGAACTTTTTTTAGTACTGCAATTGTGGTTGTAGTGCTTAGGGTTTCGATTGAGTATTGTAAATCCGGAAATTGTGGACTTTTTGGAGAAGATGGGTTGATAATGTTTGATGTTAGCAGTGTTTCGGTAAGCTATCGTGTTGCTGACGTCATCCCGATTATTTCGATTGGAATTGTTGGTGGAGTTTTAGGAAGCCTTTACAACTACCTCCTGCAAAAAATCCTCGGAGTGTACAGTCTCGTTAACGAGTAAGTCATCCTAACCTGATGCTTTGTTTCAGTTCAAGAACCAGATATCAGTATGACATGGATTTATCGTCCTAGAAGAAAACAATAGTGACAATTTTAACTAATCAACTAATAAATATTCATTCAGGAATATGTTCCATCTCTAATCAGTCAAGCAGGTTGAAAAAACAAATTTAAAAGAAAACAGGTTACCAGAATGTATTTTTGATGCTTGAAATCTTGTAGACCATTACATCTAAAATTACCGAAACATGAAATATTTGGTAAACATATAGTAAGTTAATTATTCCTTTAAAAAATTTGGGCTGTATTTCATTTCAGATAGGTCAAATACAAGAATTAGGTAACAGGAAAATGAGTTGAAATCACCCGAATTCTAATTTAAGTGCATACAACCTCCTTAATCATTTATTCAAAGATTTAGGCTATAAATGTAACAAAACTGTTTTTGTAGTCACAATTAATGTACTAATCATATATTAAAATCAAAGAATTAGAGAAAATATGTTTGCAGATGAATAGGACCTAACCTGATAACCCCCAAACATGTTTTGACCTATTACCTGACCCAACCATCTTGCCACCACTAATTACTAAGGTCTTTAGTTCTGTTTCGGTTGAAGTTACCAAATCTATGCTTGATACCAAACAAAGTCAAGCTTACTTTACTGACAAAGGGGTCGATTTGGGTTATGTTTACTCCAGTGGGTAAAAAAAACACCTCATAAATCAGTTTATTCAAAAATTAGATTACTACTAAATTAAAATAAACTTAGTAATCCAATTTGACATAATAGTAACTTATAGAAGGTTTGAAGTTATAGAACTTATTTCCACCTCTACTAAATTGAACTGGATTAACAGAATTACACAAAAAATTAACCATTTTTTACCTGAAGTGCAGCACTTGTTTCCACCTCTACTAAAACTCTTACGGCCGTTTATCTTGCAGGAAAGGGAAAACAGCCAAGATATTACTAAGCCTCACTGTTGCATTATTTACCTCTGCGTGCCAATATGGACTCCCATTTCTTGTCAGCTGCAAACCATGTGACCCATCACTTATAGATTACGAGTGCCCCAATACAGGAAGAATGGGTAACTTCAAGCAATTCAACTGCCCAAATGGACACTACAATGACCTAGCAACTATCCTCCTCACAACCAACGATGATGCCGTACGCAATATCTTCTCCGTCAACACTTCGACACAATACGATACAACCTCCCTACTCCTTTTCTTTGCGCTTTATTGCATACTGGGAATCATCACATTCGGCATTGCAGTTCCAACTGGTCTTTTCCTCCCTATCCTTCTAATGGGGTCCGCCTATGGCCGCATGCTTGGTATGGCAATGGAACCATGGTCAAAGATTGACCAAGGTTTGTATGCAGTTTTAGGTGCAGCGTCGTTAATGGCGGGGTCAATGCGAATGACGGTTTCCATTTGTGTCATATTTCTTGAACTAACCGATAATCTTCTTTTACTTCCCATAACCATGATTGTTCTTCTTATAGCTAAAAGTGTTGGAGATTATTTTAACCCGAGCATTTATGAAATCATACTCGATCTTAAAGGGCTTCCTTTTTTGGAAGCCCACCCTAAACCATGGATGAGAAATATTACTGTCGGTGATCTGGCGGCAGTTAAGCCGCCAGTTGTCACTCTTTCTGGAATTGAAAAAGTAGGTCGTATATTAGAGGTTTTGCGAAACACCACACATAATGGTTTCCCGGTAGTGGATAATATAGACGTGCTGCAAGTGGGCCCGGTGAGTGAAGTGAAAGGGATTATTTTAAGAGATCACCTTTTGTTGGTTTTGAAGAAAAAATGGTTTTTGAAAGAGAGAAGGAGAACAAAAGAGTGGGAAATTAGAGGAAAAATTAGTTATGCTGATGTGGCAGAACGATGGGGGAAGAAAGATGAGGTGGCGGTGACAGATGAAGAAGCGGAAATGTACGTTGATTTGCATCCACTTACGAATACAACACCTTATACAGTGGTTGAAACCATGTCAGTCGCAAAAGCTATGGTGCAGTTCAGGGAGGTGGGACTCCGCCACATGCTTGTCCTCCCTAAGTACCATGGACCTGCAGTAAGTTCCTTATAATTATCAGCTTCATAACCCAACTTATATAAAACATTAATACTTCTCTAGAAGGTTTAATGTTACTCACCTGAAGCTATGTATCTTTGATTAGGTTCCGCCATTGGTGGGGATCCTGACCCGGCAAGATTTGAGGGCCCACAACATTTTGAAAGTATTTCCTCATATTGAAAACTCCAAGCAAGTAAAAGAAGAAGCCAAATCTCAATGAACATATACGCGCCGAATAATTCCATGACTTATGTATTGATTGCACACCCTTCAATTTCAAATTTTTGATTCCTGTATAGACATATACTTACATATAAAAGAAAATAAGTACAATAACACAATAAGGTAAGATAACTTTCATTATTAATGCTCGTGGTACACATTGTAGCTTATAACTAACAATTACAATATCAATCATTTAGAAGGATTTCGATTGTATTTCAGTTttagttttcttcttcttcttcttgccaGATTTCTTTTTCTTGACACTTGCTCCAGGCCCTCGTTTGAATACAGCCAAAATTTCAATGCTGCGTAGACCAATTTTAAGATATAAATGTTACAAAGCAACAACCAGATGATGCAAATCGTATTAAATCATTGTACAACATGATGTAGTAGTAAATCAGAAAACACAAAAAGATACCTGTGGGTACCAGGAAAGAAATTGAAACCATGGGCCTTACTCAAATGCCACGCTTTACTTGACAGTAATGCCATGCAATTCTGCACAACAGGATCCACATTAGAATGGGTCATTTTCAACCCATTTACTTTAAAATGGGTTAATTTGATTTATTTTCATCTCCAATGGGTCAAATAAAAAATGGCTAAATAGCAACCAGGTCATATATGTCAAATGGGTCATATGTCACCTAAAGTACACTTCTGATGCGTCGGACCTCCTGCAAATTATTGAAGACATACATTCGGTGTTCAAAAACTTTGGAGAAAATGCATTTTGGGCAAAGCTTGCCTGACCCGTTTTGACACATGCCAAAGATAACCTGTTGTGGCCTAGTATGTGCCCCGTCCATTTTTTTCAGCAATTATTTTGAAAAAAGATTACCTCTTTGAAGCTTTCCCATCCACAGCTAATATATATAAGTGTTTGAGGTAGTTCTCGACTTTCTTCTTGTGTGGTTCGACTTGGAATCTCGATTGAATCTTCTCTAGCTCGTAAAATCCAAGGTCTTTTTTCATCTTTTGACTTCATGTTTGGGCTAAAGCGAAAACCAGTCCAAAGGTTCAGATTATTCACTTCTTAACAGATGTCAAAGTCAATAAAGTTTGAAGCAAAAAATTCAACTAACTTTAAGAAAATTCCTACCTTTCAAGTGTCATAGATTTACGCTCTGCTTGTTTAATGGCCCGTAAAGCCCCAATCAGAGATGGGTCAAGCCCTTTTCTAGGAGGATCAACCACAAGAACATCTGACCCCACAAGCCAAGAAAGTGGTTCCTGAGAGAAGTTTTAATGAGCTAGATTACATGTTACTTCAGTACTAACCTTAAACTACATTATCTCATTGCACAAAATAGCAACTGTGTTTTAATTAACTATTAACTACATTATTACTACAAGAAAGTAATGCTAGTCATTACTTTAAACTAAAAATAAGTAGTAAGAATGTGGGAGATGAAGACTTCAGTACTAACAATTGAAGTGTCCGCATGATGCCAGCTAATGCTGCTATCGATGGAGCTTGGTAATCGTTCAATTGTCTTCTCAAAAGCAAACTTAGATTCTTTATTAATCTCAACACATCTAACAGATCTGTAAATATCAAAATTATAGAAGCACAATCAATTAATGAAATAATACTTTGATCATCCAGAACCACATATGAACGTTTCTTTCCTGCATTTTCTTGTGGAAGCCAGTGACAATCCAATTACTCCAGCTCCAGCGTATAGGTCAGTAACTGATGAACCAAGCGGAACATATCTATGAAGTTTTTGAAGCAATGAATCAAAAGCCTGAAAAATCAAAACAATCACATTACACAATGAAACTATTACAATAGAAGTATACAAAACAAGTGCATTAAAGCAACAATTTCGTGCTGAATGATGTTTATACCCTTGTGTTCGCTTGGCCAAAACTTGATGGAGCCAAATAAACATCAATTCCTCCAACATGCTCCCAAAAATCTCTTTCTCCTAATATATGCCTCCATCTATTTCCAAATATAACCTGTATCACCACATATAAAGAAGATAAAAGATGTTTATTTAGCATGGAAGTCAtgtttttttcttatttttatccgGCTGTAAGGACTTGAGAATGATAATAAAGCAATTCTTTAACTAAAAACCCTACTTGATTAACACCAAACAACCCACTTACTAATAGAAACACATAAACAAATATACATCACTCACATTATTGGTCGACGTTTGGAAGTTCGCCCAAACAGAATGAATTAAATGAACTTTACTGTTTGGCCCCCCATTTCTCCACAAAAACTACAAGACAAACCACAAAAAAGCACGTTCATTGAAGTTAGAGGACTCCAAGGAGAAATTCTATTTAGGTTTTAGTTTACGAAAATTGAGAAAAGCATCAAAGTTTCTGTAAATGATATTGGAATTACTGTAGCTAAGTCATTCAACTTCTCTGCACTTGCAGAAGTTTCACTACGTGAGTTCCAGACTAAAGAAACTTGTACTCTACCTGTAACAAATGTAAATTTTATTATTACATTCTAAcataatttcaaaaagtcaacatatgTGTTGCATATAAATTAGAGTATAAATAAGTGATTACTAACCATTTCTATATCTTTCTGAAGCAGGGAGAGAGGTGTTGTATGTAGTGACAGCCATCTACAGATAACCATTTAATTAGCATATAGACGCACGAGTTACTCCCAACTGATACTTAAGCTTTAGTTAGACTGAAAACATGTTGCACCTGAACATATCTCAGATAACCAGTCCGTTCATCTTCATCATAAGGCTCAATGTTAAGAATCTTTATCCCTGAAGAGGGTTCAGAAGACATAAAAAAGTGAccaaacattacattcattataCTTTTATTTCTTTAAACTCTTTTCTTTGTTCAACGAAATGTATTTGCATTCCCGAAAAGAGAAAAAATAAAAATTAGTTCAAAATTTATAAACTAGCCTTTTCTCAAAAGCTCGACGGCAGTATTTATGCTTGGATGATGGGCTGCATAAACATAAGGTGTAAAACTGCAAAATTAGCTCAAATGAGTTCAAATGGTGTATCTTAATGTCTAGACTAGATACACCTAATCAGACCTTTGCAATCTGGTATATCAACAACGTTGTGTGTGCCCTCCTCATATAGACCAATCAGAGGATCAGTTGATGATCCTCGTATGGCAAGTTTAGCACGACACCTCCATCCCCACTGTAATTCAAAGCATGTTAATTTCTAGACAGACACATCCTTAATTCAGAAAACGAAAAGCATATTCCGTGATCATGGAGGATAAAACAAAACCAAAATCAATGCAACTGTTAACTTCATGaacttcattttcaatatacattaACTATTTTTATTGTAAGTACCAAACTTCCATTTTAATACACATAATCTGTTACCTAAATTCAAACAGCCACTTTTCGAATATAAATTCAGAGGGATGTTAATATTCAACGTCCCTTACAGAGTTCTAAATCATAGACATAAGAAATTTAACACTGCGTGTGAGTAGTTAGGAATTAGATATGGTACCAGCCTACAAGTATCAAAAGTGAAATCCGAAACACCAAGCTTCTTGAAGAATGTAGTAGCCTCTTGTAAAATACCCGGACTATGGAGATTATCTTCGTGAGTACATCCTGAACACCTGTAACATTAATTTAATCACAATTAAATAAGTACCATGTATGTATAGATAATATATACAAATACCGAAATTTAACAATGCATAAGAATTAAGTGAATTTTGAAATTAACTGTTGAATAATAGTGACACATACGATTCGAAGTGAGGACAGTTGAGTGAGCATCCTGAAGAGGAGGATGTAGGAGTGGTTTTAGGGTTTAGAAGTAGAGAATTTGACGGTGGCGGTCGAGATGATGACGTGAGTGGTGGTAGTGTCTGAACGGAAGAGCAAGAGGTGATGGTGGCGGTAGCGGTGGTGATGGTGGAGCGGTGGGTGTAGAGAGAGACGGAGACTGACGGCGGAGCAGAGAGGAAGAAGACGGACATAGTTGGTCGGCGATGGCCGTAATGGTGACGCGGGAATGGATAAAATGAGACTATCTTCACTTCATAAATACAGTATACGGAGTACAAATTATTactgttttatttattatttattatttattattattattttattataatattgaaatatatattaactagtgaaatgacccgtgaaattacgggtttgtttaaacgaaacagtttaataatatgttttagttATTAAGAGAATGTAAATTTAAGCCATTTAATTTAATGACACATGGAACAActaattccgactaagaaacttgtcgtttttacaaatatattgatgtacttaacttggtcagacTAAATGAACTAACttgatgtacttaactttgtcataaaagcctacattacaacattttattgagacatttatttctctatatatatatatatatatatatatatatatatatatatatatatatatatatataacgtaattaatctcttAAAAAAcactcatatttgaataataacaatataataactataattataataaataataataaagtttgtttaaaaattgagtatttatatttttaataataattattagtaataacaaatgcctcttaaattttttttaaaaacataaaaatacaattattatatgaaagttgtacaatattatgagtgttttatcataagattgtacataatgcttcaaatattgtacatatggtcctgAGGGTTTTACCACAAGTttatacataatgtttcaaatattgtacatttagtcatgagagtgttttatcataaggttgtacataatgtttcgtatattataaaattaacatgttaatatttttactaaatataatgacatcatcatgagagcttaaaatttttttcttttttttttgaatttttttaaactTATATAGTTCTTATTTATGGTATCATTAAATAGATTTAATTTAATTGTAAAAATAattttatttatgacatcatctatATGCCCTCATAATTTTTCTTTTTGACTTTTTTTTATAGAAGAGAAAAAAATAATTACTGCATCATCATTTTAACATTTTAATAGAACTTATAGATAGAtactattaagattaagattataaaATTTGCTAAAATTAACGTTTATTATATAGCTTAATTCTATATTTATAACTCAAAAATTCCTATAAACAAATATTGATGgcaatttaattaaagaaaatcaatTTAAAAAGTAATATTAGACTTAAAATTTATTCGATAAGGTTATAATAAACCTATATATAGTAAATATAGTAAGCGTATATGTAGCCTTTAGCAAATCCTTCCTTTAAAAAAATTATAGTATCACTATCACTATTAGTATCAACGTAAACACTCTAGTTCAACTAGTTAAATAGATCGATTCGAGAACACTAAGTGCCACTCTTAAAAAGTACAACTGATCGTATTATTTAGTTTACCATCGTCTCGGTTTACATTGAATTAGCCGAATGAACACCCTTTTGATCATAAAGTGCGAGTCTTAAAAAAGAAAGATTCACAAACATATGTGCAATATTAAGAAGAAGATAACAGAGTTTTTTGCCAAACAACGAATATTAAACGGTAACTTTTTACCCAATTGTATATACTAGTACTAGTACTAAGAATAAATTGAGTCCCCAAAGATTTGAAGGCCTAATTTGGATCATAGCAGCATTTACACGCCATCAAATACTCCCTGCCATCATAATATCATCTCAATATCATATCAGTCGTCTGTACCAAAGTAACGGTCACCAAACTCCCCAAGACCAGGTATGACACGATACTCGCCATTCAAAGCAACATCGATCTCTGATGTTACTATCTTCACTGAAGGAAACCGTTTTGAAACACAATGAATTCCTTCTGGGGCCTAAGAAAATCATAAgggtaaaatgggcgggtcagTCAGGTtggaaaatgggtcaaaatgagagAGATATAACGAGTATAAAAGAACTGACCGAGATGAGGTTGAGGAATATGATGTATGACTCTGGCACTCCTTTTTGTATCAGTAGTTCAATCGCCTGGTTAGCTGAATTACCTGTAGGCCGTATCAAATGCACAGGTGGCTCAGTATGCAATCTAAAAAATCATTTTTTATCTTACCAAAGTTGCCAAATTTAGTGATTTCACATTACGATATATTTTGATGAAACGTCAAGTTTTCATGTAAAAGTTCCCGAGTATATATGAAAAATAGTACAGCATATCATCAAAACATAAACACAAAAAGGGTAGTTGAATTTATTAACCGTATTATATGCATTAAACAAGCAGGAGAGAAACAAATATATCACCAACCTGTAGCAAGAACAGGGTCAAGGAGAAGCACATGTCTTTCTGAAATGTCATTTGGGAGCTTTTCATATATAAGCTGCATGTCACGGAATACCGGTTTTATATTTtacatattaaataaaataaatcatCACGAAATACACAACAAAAAACCATACGAAGGGTGGAAACGAGAAAGAGATACTTACCTGCTTCCCATTGTCACCATCACGATGGATCAGGATTTTTCCAATTTTAATGCCTTTACAACACGCACGCAGTGCATTCTCCATACTTTCACCACtgtaaaatgaaaaatgaaaattcaTAGTTTATCGAATTGCATTGATAATCACATAACACTATCCACGAGTCCACGACACGTTCAACACCAGAGGTTAAGAAGCGGTAATCATGTCAGAAGCAACATTACACTTCTTATAGCACTTAAGAATTACTCACCTTCGAACAATCGACACCCCACACAGTTTTTTACAGAAGTCAACTCCACTATATACCGATCCTGTAACAACAATAACATCTCAGTGATATTTAGGCAACTTTTAAagtaaagaaaaataaaataataattcttacCATTCAAATTAACCTTCCTATACTAAACagcaatataaatataaattataaatttattatataaCAAGGCTTTCATGAGAATACTGAACATATGATTCGGTAATTTCTAGCACCGTTATGAAATGTTACATAAGGAGATAAAAAACCTCACTGGATGCCATTATACCTGTAGGAGTGACTACTTGCATCTCAGTAAATGGTAGATGACCAAGGCCATGTTCCACAACCTGGGACCAAATTCATTTAGTCGTTAGCATTTAATACAAAAAAAATTAGATTCCAACTGTCAGTTAATTACAGTTTCATGTAGGGAAAAGGGTCAAGTACCAATCGAATTAGACGATCTGAATAAAATACAAAATCATGCTTGGATATCTCTTTATCTCGAATTAATGTGTGCATGCCTCGAATCTGTTTCACCTCAAATTACTGAATATACCTTATAGTTTATCAATATGTCATGCGCCAATAAAGAGGTAACAAAAAGGGTTACCTGAAATGTTGACTGAATTACATAAATGTTGGGATATATTTTGCATAGGTCATGCTGACCAAGCTTTGTGCGAATATGTTGCACAATCAAGTCTATTGCCACATGATTATCACCTCCTCGTGGTATGATGACATCGGCATACTTTTTTGATGGAAGAACAAAATCATCGAAAGCAGGTTTAACAAACTTTGCATACTGCACATATCAAATGATGGTGTCACTGGCATTCAACATAAAGCTTCATATTGTTCACGATGTCGGGATTCAAAGTATTAGTTAAAAATTAGCCATGCATTCAGTCTACCTCCATTTTCACTAAATCCTTACAATAATA
This genomic interval carries:
- the LOC139899747 gene encoding uncharacterized protein, producing MSVFFLSAPPSVSVSLYTHRSTITTATATITSCSSVQTLPPLTSSSRPPPSNSLLLNPKTTPTSSSSGCSLNCPHFESCSGCTHEDNLHSPGILQEATTFFKKLGVSDFTFDTCRLWGWRCRAKLAIRGSSTDPLIGLYEEGTHNVVDIPDCKAHHPSINTAVELLRKGIKILNIEPYDEDERTGYLRYVQMAVTTYNTSLPASERYRNGRVQVSLVWNSRSETSASAEKLNDLATFLWRNGGPNSKVHLIHSVWANFQTSTNNVIFGNRWRHILGERDFWEHVGGIDVYLAPSSFGQANTRAFDSLLQKLHRYVPLGSSVTDLYAGAGVIGLSLASTRKCRSVRCVEINKESKFAFEKTIERLPSSIDSSISWHHADTSIEPLSWLVGSDVLVVDPPRKGLDPSLIGALRAIKQAERKSMTLESPNMKSKDEKRPWILRAREDSIEIPSRTTQEESRELPQTLIYISCGWESFKENCMALLSSKAWHLSKAHGFNFFPGTHSIEILAVFKRGPGASVKKKKSGKKKKKKTKTEIQSKSF
- the LOC139900055 gene encoding chloride channel protein CLC-b-like, producing the protein MAKSNCTKCIRSFQTSFDKMEEESDQVEETTIYHMEEQGLKHETNKLVHEPLLNRDHTISASTEATMGAKVPRIESLNYELQTTGCLSLHKEKEVFLFTYSFINIYRYMMGFFFMSGVNLLLTLVATILCTFFAPTAAGPGAPEIKAYLNGVDTPKMFGATTMFVKIIGTIGVVSAGLDLGKEGPLIHIGACIASLIGQGGPDNYQIKWGWMRYFNNDRDRRDIITCGASSGVCAAFRAPVGGVLFSLEEVATWWRSALLWRTFFSTAIVVVVLRVSIEYCKSGNCGLFGEDGLIMFDVSSVSVSYRVADVIPIISIGIVGGVLGSLYNYLLQKILGVYSLVNEKGKTAKILLSLTVALFTSACQYGLPFLVSCKPCDPSLIDYECPNTGRMGNFKQFNCPNGHYNDLATILLTTNDDAVRNIFSVNTSTQYDTTSLLLFFALYCILGIITFGIAVPTGLFLPILLMGSAYGRMLGMAMEPWSKIDQGLYAVLGAASLMAGSMRMTVSICVIFLELTDNLLLLPITMIVLLIAKSVGDYFNPSIYEIILDLKGLPFLEAHPKPWMRNITVGDLAAVKPPVVTLSGIEKVGRILEVLRNTTHNGFPVVDNIDVLQVGPVSEVKGIILRDHLLLVLKKKWFLKERRRTKEWEIRGKISYADVAERWGKKDEVAVTDEEAEMYVDLHPLTNTTPYTVVETMSVAKAMVQFREVGLRHMLVLPKYHGPAVPPLVGILTRQDLRAHNILKVFPHIENSKQVKEEAKSQ
- the LOC139899748 gene encoding uridine/cytidine kinase UKL1, chloroplastic-like — its product is MPEKTTSIDYAMEAASGPHFSGLHLDDRFLSSSSSSLLSDSIKQPFVIGVSGGTASGKTTVCDMIIQQLHDHRVVLVNQDSFYRGLSAEESDRVHEYNFDHPDAFDTEQMLECVGELKQGNSVQLPIYDFKNHRRCKESFRQVNASDVIILEGILVFHDQRVRNLMNMKIFVDTDADVRLARRIRRDTVERGRDVNSVLEQYAKFVKPAFDDFVLPSKKYADVIIPRGGDNHVAIDLIVQHIRTKLGQHDLCKIYPNIYVIQSTFQIRGMHTLIRDKEISKHDFVFYSDRLIRLVVEHGLGHLPFTEMQVVTPTGSVYSGVDFCKKLCGVSIVRSGESMENALRACCKGIKIGKILIHRDGDNGKQLIYEKLPNDISERHVLLLDPVLATGNSANQAIELLIQKGVPESYIIFLNLISAPEGIHCVSKRFPSVKIVTSEIDVALNGEYRVIPGLGEFGDRYFGTDD